ATATTTTGAATCCATACCTGCAGCGCATTTTATTAAATCTACATTGGACTCAATATTATGCGTAAAGATATGATGTTTCTTAAGACTATCTCTATAGAAAATAACCTCATTGCTATCTACGATTCCTATAGGCCCAAAGTTAGGACTTTTAAACGTATCTAAACTCATGGAATTTGCTTTAGTAACTTCACTTGCACAATTAAGTTCATCATTCAAGCAAACAAGCACTCCTCTATTTTTGGACTCATCCGAAATAACCGTACATATAGATGCTGCTAAATTTGCTGGACCATCATATCCTAATTCAGAGCTATTTCTCATTGATCCAGTTACTACAACTGGCTTCTCGCTATTAATTGTCAAATCTAATAGAAACGCAGTTTCTTCTAAAGTATCTGTGCCATGAGTTACTACAGCACCAGTTATGTCTTCCCTATCTAAGAATTTCTGAATGTATTTAGACAATTCCAGCATTGTTTCAGGAGTCATATGTGGTCCTGGCAAATTAGAAAAAGTATATGACTCTATTTGAGCAAATTTTTCTATTCCAGTAACCATTGACATTATTTCCTCTCCAGTAAGAGTAGGAACTGCAGCATGAATCCTAGGATCGACTTTCATGGATATTGTTCCGCCATTAAAAATTACTGCAACTTTTTTTTCAGTGTTGCTATTGCTAACTTCCACCTTTAACACCCCTTAGAGTAATATAATTGATTTGAATTAATTGAAATAATTCTTTCACACATTATATATTTTACAATATTTATTTCATAAAGTCATCATTTTTATAGCAACACTAGAATTTCTTATTGATTTAGGATCATTGGCTCATCCTTATACCCTTGCAACTCATTTACAAATCTGCTAACAGTAAAAAAGTAATCAGATAATCGATTTATGTACTCATAGCTTTTAGGATAAAACGAATCTTCTAAAGCTCTTACGTAAATTCTTTCAACTCTCCTGACTAATGTTCTCAATGTATGTGAAAAGGCCGCTATCTTGCTTCCAGAATAATAAATAAATGATTTCATAGGCTCCGTCTTATCAACCATATAGTCTATCTCATTTTCTAAAATACTAATTTCGTCGTCTGATATATACAATTCTGTAAACTCCGTTGAAATTTCTATGCCAATTAGATAAAGGTGATACTGAATTTTTTTAAGGATTTCATCTAATCTTTTTTCATTTTCTGCTTTAAAATCACAAAAACTTGATTTTATAAGACTTCTTAGAAGTCCTATATTAGCATTTATTTCATCTATTCCGCCTTGAAGTTCCATTTCAATGTCTGCTTTTGAATACTTTTTATTAAGTAAGTTTGTAGTAAATCCTTTGTCTCCAGTCTTAGTATAAATCTTATCCATGATATTCCTCTTTTCTTATAAAAATTTAATATAAGAGTATATAATATTTGTCTTTGCTTAAAATAAAAACATACCTACTAGATAGATATTGACAACCTATCGCCAGG
The genomic region above belongs to Clostridium swellfunianum and contains:
- a CDS encoding asparaginase, which translates into the protein MEVSNSNTEKKVAVIFNGGTISMKVDPRIHAAVPTLTGEEIMSMVTGIEKFAQIESYTFSNLPGPHMTPETMLELSKYIQKFLDREDITGAVVTHGTDTLEETAFLLDLTINSEKPVVVTGSMRNSSELGYDGPANLAASICTVISDESKNRGVLVCLNDELNCASEVTKANSMSLDTFKSPNFGPIGIVDSNEVIFYRDSLKKHHIFTHNIESNVDLIKCAAGMDSKYIDYCLNQGTRGIVIEAFGRGNIPPSMVDGIKRAIEKGVPVVLVSRCFQGRVLDSYGYHGGGKELRNLGVIFGDNLPGQKARIKLMLALSKTNDLAAIKDIFESGHYQYH
- a CDS encoding cob(I)yrinic acid a,c-diamide adenosyltransferase, which translates into the protein MDKIYTKTGDKGFTTNLLNKKYSKADIEMELQGGIDEINANIGLLRSLIKSSFCDFKAENEKRLDEILKKIQYHLYLIGIEISTEFTELYISDDEISILENEIDYMVDKTEPMKSFIYYSGSKIAAFSHTLRTLVRRVERIYVRALEDSFYPKSYEYINRLSDYFFTVSRFVNELQGYKDEPMILNQ